One Synergistaceae bacterium genomic window, AAATTGGAATCGGCTGGCGTTTATGTTCGCTGCGTCTTCTCATTACGTCGATTCTTTCACGTGCATTAGAATCGTTAATATTTCCGGTCGCTAAATACTCGTCTAATACTTCATAAGTAAATCCCATGTCGCCCTCGTCCGTCTGACCCTGATAGAGTCCTGCACTGGGAGCCTTGTTAATAATTTTTTCGGGAACGTGTAGAATTTTTGCGAGTTCTCTAATATCACGCTTTAAGAAATTTGCGAGCGGCATTAAATCAACGCCGGAGTCCCCGTATTTAGTAAAATATCCTGTTTCATACTCGGATTTGTTGCTAGTTCCGCAGACTAATAAATTTTTTGTCTGACCCAGTGCGTAAAGTGTGAGCATTCTTAGACGTGCTTTGAGATTTGATTTAGCGAGCTGCGTAATTTCTTCATTGAGAGAGTCAAGAATAATATCATACACTCCCGATAAATCAACGAGCTTGAATGAAATATCTAATTTTTCAGCTAATAATCTTGCGTCGGCTTCGTCATCGTCAATGCTATGACAGGGCATAATTACACCGAACACTCCGGACTTCCCTAGGGCTTCACGGCCAAGTGCGGCGAGAACGGACGAGTCAATCCCCCCTGAAAGTCCTAAAATTATTCCCTTAGCTCCGGCTTTGCTGACTTGTTGACAGAGCCATTTTTCACATTGAATTATTATATTTTGCACGATAAAAAAATTCCCCTCGATAAAACTTGCTTGTAATTATACACTCATATAGCTTGATAGAACGAAAAAATATTTATTTATGTGATATATAATAGTGTCATTCAGAAATATTTTAGAGATTTTCACACGAGATAAACGCAAATTTTACAGCTGCGAAAATATTATATAATTATGCCCGTTGCAAAGATTGACGCAAAAATTTTCACACGAGACAAGCGCAAATTTTACAGCTACAAAAATATTATATAATTATGCATGTTGCCAAGATTGACGCAGAAATTTTCACACGAGATAAAGCGAGAAAGAATACAAATTTTACAGCTACATTTACAGCTACAAAAAGTTAATCTAATCGCGCTGATATAAAGCATTCACACATAAAAAATTTTTACATATATCGACAAAAATATAATTATAATGCTTGCTTTGATTCACACTCTCACACATAATATTTATAAATTTTTATGGAGGGAATTTATTTAATTATGCGGCAAAAATTTTTGACAGGTTTATTAATTATCGCGTTAATTTTATTTGCTGGAAGTGCTTGGCCTGATTTCGGGAGTTTTTCCGGAAATTCTGATTACGGCGGCGGGGGCAGTTCGTCAAGTTCAGAAAGCAGTGGCGGCGGCTCATACAGTTCGTCAAGTTCGGGGGGCGGCTCAGATTTTAATTTCAGCTCATTTGCAGGGGGCGTAACAACAGGGGCATTACTTGATGACGATGATAATTTTTCTGCGCTTGTCGGAGTAATTGTATTTATATTTATTGTCTATATGATAATTAAGAGCATGAATGCAAAGAAAGAAGCTCGGCGGATAATTCCCATAAATGTTACACCGGCTATGAATTTGCACCCGATTAGCGAATATTTAAGACTTGACCCGAATTTTAACGAGTCAGCAATTAAGAGTCTAATATCAAATTTATACGTTCAAATGCAAGACACTTGGCACGCTAAAGACATAAGCCCATTACGGCCATACATGACAGATGAGTTTTTCTCACAGATGGACAGACAATTAAACGCTTTCAGACTCTCAAACAAGACCGATTACACGGAAAATATTGCGGTCTTAGGCGTAAATCTTAAAGGCTGGCGGCAATATAACGGCATGGATTATATAATAATAGGCTTGACATCGCGCATAGTTTCTTATGTACTCGATGACAGGACGGGCGAATTATTATCAGGCGACAAGAACCGCGAAAAATTTATGGAATATGAAATAGAATTATCGCGAAAATCAGGAGTTATTACGAGTGCACAAAAAGATGAGACTCATTCTGAAAGATGCCCACATTGCGGCGCGCCTTTAAAGTTAAATGCCTCGGCACAATGCGAATATTGCGGGAGTGTTGTAACTCGTGTTAATATTGACTGGGCAATTTGCAGCATGAAAGGAATTTCACAGAGAACAGCATAAAAAAATTTTGATATAATACAGTGCTATATCCAAATAATAATAAATTTTAAGGAGGCTGATTTTAACAATGAACGATATTAAATCGCTTCAGGAAGAATTAACAAGTATGAACTATGATTCTTTAGCAGCCCTGTTTGATCCTTACATCCCCCCCCGGTAAATTAAGGAAAATTGTATTTGTAGGGGAACAGTTATCGGGTAAAAGCACTGTTATTAATTCACTGCTGGGACGTAAAATAATCCCTGAAAGTATATTCACTTGTGAATGTAAATTTGAGATTTTGCCGTCAAATGAGAATGCTTTGATTCTCCCTGAAGGAACAAGGGAAGATTTATCGCAAATTGATGAGTTAAGCGAAACAAATTCAAGTCTTGTAGTTCACGCGGACTCGCAGTATTTATCTGAAAATGGACTCGAGTTCGCCGAATTCCCCGCCTCAAGTGTTCTGAATCAAGATATTTCACACTTGATTGAATGCTATAAATCTGACGCTGTAGTGTTGATTCTCACTGCTGATAAATTCATGAGTCAATCCGAGCAAAATTTTATCGCAAATTATATCAAGTATATAAACTCGCGAAAATTATTTATTGTAATTAATAAACTTTCACTCTTTGACGAATCAGAACACGAAAAAATTAAGAATTATGCAGCCCAGAAAATTGCGGGAATTTGTCCGGGAGTAAAATATATTTTTGCTGACTCTGACTCATGGCAGGACAAAGCACGCAGAGAAATTATTAACACAGCAAATGATAATACGCCTCGAAATCTTGAAAGCATGAAAATTTTTATAGCCTCGCAGCTGGATAAAGATTTAGACTCTCTCAGGAAAGAGGCCGAGAAAAACCGTATTGCTTCAATTAATAATAATCCCGAATCGCGTGATTTCATAATACAATCTGATAATGCGCGCACAGAGTTCGGCAGGCGTGAAATAAAAACGGTCGAGCTAATCAACGGTTATATTAAATCAGAGATTCAGAAAATTATTAAATCTCCAGCTAATACGAATATAACCGGCCAAATAAAAAATATAGCCCAGAATGCCGCAGAAAAAGTAGTACAGAGACTCAATAATGATATAAGCTGCTTATCTGCTGTACTTGAGAGAAATCTAGATCTCGGAAAAATCAGCCCGGTTGATATTGATATAATTAATGTAGATAACAAAGCTGATTTTAATAATAACTCACTTGGTAAATACGCAAATACGGCTCTCTATGGAGGTTCAGCAGGCGGAGTAATAATTTCTGCGTTGTTAGCTAAATATTTCGGAATAATGACGGGAATAATACCCGGACTTATCATAATGAGCGCGGGTGCATTCGGTCATCACGTAATGAAATCAGACGCACAAATTAAAGCCGATCAAGCACATACAGATTTAAATCTTGCTATTTCTGAATGTGAAGATAAAATTATACAAGCTGTAGATAACGAAATAAAGCGCATTTACGGCCATGTATTAACGGTCTTTAACAAGAATGCGGACTCGGAACTTGCTAGAAAAGTTATAGATTATTCGGCAAACTCTCAGGACTATGAGAAAATTTCAGCTCTTGAGAATTTATCAAGACACCTAAAAGGAGCGTGATATTATGGCTATTGATGTAAGAGAAATACAGGAAAAACGCGACTCAATCAGTGCAATAATTCAATCTGCAGCAGAAATATTAAATAAAGCTGTACAACTCGGCACCGGCTTTAATGATCAAGATAGAGACAACTTACAGCTTCAAGCTAAGGCCATCAAAGAAGATGCATTCAAAATTGTAGTTGCCGGAGAATTCAAAAACGGTAAAAGCACATTTGTTAATGCTATTATAGGCAAAAAGATAATGCCCGAAGATACTTTGCCATGTACCGGCACAATCACTGAAGTTAAATACGGTTCTCAGGAAAAGGCCGAGATCTATTTTCTTGATCCATTGCCTGAAAAAATTTCGCCGTTTATCCCCGATAAAGTCAAGGCACATATAAATAAATATCGCTCTGGTCAAATTCCGCCCCTGAGTCTCACTGTTAGAGAATATCAAGAATGTGTCAGAATTCCTGAAGATGAAGCAGACTTGCAAGCAAAATCACTCGAATTAATGCCGTTTAGCCACGCTGTAGTATATTATCCTTTGGACGAACTCAAGAACGGAATTAATATTATAGACACCCCCGGCCTAAATGAAGATCCTAGACGTGAAGCAATAACTAAAAGCTATATCGGTAAAGCTAATGCAGTTATATTCGTGTTTAAGTGTCCGAAATATCAAGGCATGAACGACGAAAATTATATTAATAATATTATCAGGGTTGCAAGCAAAGATATTTTCTTTGTATGTACATTTCTGGATCAGGTTAAATCTGATGATAGAGAACGCCTTGCAAGACGTGCAGCAAATTACTTGAAAAATTTCACAGATTTGGGCGAGTCTGCTGTCTTCCTTGTAAGCTCAACAGAGGGGACTAATATTAACGAGTTTAGCGAGGCACTGTCAAATTATCTCAAGAATCAAAATGTCGCACTTAATACTCTCAGGAATATACGCGGAAAAGTTTTAGCCTGCATAAAAGGTATTCAAAGCAGCATAAAAATTTATTCGTCAGCACTCGGAAGCGATCTCAATCAACGCAGAGAAATTTTACAAGCCGCAAACTTAATCTTAAATGAGGCCGAGTCAAAGAAAAAATATATCGTAGACAGACTCAATAGCGCATGTGATAAATTATTAACTAATGTAGTAAATTCATTAGGCGAGAAATATACGAAAATTTTACAAGAGCAAATACCCTCGTTCGTAAGTCAAATGGAGCTGCAAAATAAAATAACTCTTGCTTTCTGGAATAATGACCGGCAAAGAGAAGCAATTAAGCAGGAAATGAGCGGCAAGCTGAAAACTTTCTTTGATGCGGAAATATCTAAATGGGCAGATTCAGATTTGCGTTCAATCATAGAAAAATTTGCCAATAATCTCCGTAAAGAACTTGAGAGCGAGCTTAAAGATTTTTACGCTGTAATTAACAAATTTGACTATAATATAGGCGACGTTGAAGTCAATGCACAAAAAGATTCTATTCTTGACCGTCTCGGAGGCAAAGCAATACTAAAAGGAGCAGCAGTAGCTGGAACAGGTTATACTCTTGCGGGATTTTTGCTGGGATTTGGATCTGTCAACACTGTAATCGGAGGGGCAATAAGCACTATTCTGTCTACATCAACAATATTTCCACCTGTGGCTATTGCGGCTGCTATTGCTGCGGCTGTTTATGTTGCATTCAATTTATGGACATACAGTGATGACGCGACAAAAAAATTTAAGCATCAAGTTCAAATCTCATTTGTTGACTCTATGCTCAAAGAAAAGGACAATAACTGTAATAATTATGCGTCTGGACTTATTAACAATTTCAAGAAACAACTTACTCCTATTAAAGAAGGTCTGGAAGCCGAGATTGCCGAAAAACGCAGCATAGTGAAAGCTCTGGAACGGGACATTAACAGCGCACAAGAAAAACGCGATAGGAAGTCCCAAGAATTGAACGGTCTAATCACAGAACTTGATATACAAAGCAGCAAACTCAATAATTTGAGCCTATAAGAATCGCAAAATCCCGGGAGTGTTATTCAAGCTCTCGGGGAAAATTTTATAAGGAGTTATTTATGTACGTTAATGCAGAATCAAGAAATATACGGGCACAATGCAGTGAGCTCGCAGAAATTATTAATGAATTAATAAATATATTACTCAATGCTGAAAAATTCGGCCTTAGTTTTGATGATGAACAGGATACATTAAAAACTTTCTACAGAGTAACAAAAGCATATTCTGAAGCGTTTAAAATTGTTGTAGTCGGGGAATTCAAAAATGGTAAGAGTACATTTATTAATGCAATTCTCGGAAAAAAAATAATGCCTGAAGATATTTTGCCGTGTACTGGAACAATTACCGAAATAAAATACGGTTCTCAGGAGAAAGCAGAGATTCATTTTCTTGACCCACTGCCTGAAAAAATTTCGCCGTTTATTCCCGATAAAATAAAGCCGCATATAAATAAATATCGTCCCGGTAAAATCCCCCCGCTAAATCTCACTGTTAAAGAATATCAAGAATGTGTCAGAATTCCTGAAGATGAAGCAGACTCGCAAGCAAAATCACTCGAATTAATGCCTTATAGCCGCGCTGTAGTATATCTTCCTTTGGAAATACTCAAGAATGACACTAATATTATAGACACTCCCGGACTAAATGAAGATCCTAGACGTGAGGCAATAACTATAAACTATATCGAACAGGCTGATATAATTATATTCGTGTTCAGGTGTCCGAAATATCAAGGCATAACTGACGAAATTTATATTAATAATATTATCAGGCCAATAACTAAAGAAATTTTCTTTGTATGCACACATTTTGACGAGATACCCGGCGAACATAAAGAATATCTTGAATATAGGGCAGTAAATTATCTCAAAAATTTTACAGATTTTGGCGAGGGCGGCGTTTTCCTTGTAAGCTCAACAGAAGGCCATAATATTAATAGATTCAAGCGGGCAATCTCAAATTATCTGCGAGATAAAAATGTAACTTTACAGGATCTCATGAGAATACGCGAAAAAATTTTTTCATGTATCAGCAGTATTAAGACTATAACAAAAATTTATTTGTCAGACTTAAACATTAGACTTGACAACTACAGCTATTTTTCACGGATAACAGAGTCAAATCTTCACAGCGCAGAAATAAAGAAAGCTGAAATCCTAGAATTATTAGATACAGCAATAGAACGATATGACTTATTCAATAAAATAATGATAATTCAAGCACTTACTCAGGATAAATACAGCAAGTTAGAGATAAGAAATATTATTAATTCTTTCATAAATGATTTATGCATGGACTTAGATGTAAATATAAGAGAGTTTTACGCCTTATCACGCAATACAAGCAGCACAAAAATAGATTTATGTATAAATTTTCCATATATGTTTGACGGCATTAGAGATATTGATTCAGACATAAAAATTGATACAACTTTCGGGACTTATGCTGAAGATATTTACAGAAAATATAAGAGCCTCGCTTATGATCATTAAAGAAAATATATCGGGAATACTTGATCTGGAATTTGCTAAGAGTCAAACTAAATCAAACGCAATAATTTCAGAATATAACAGCAAAGCAGCATATTATAAAATCCGGAGCCAAGAATTTAATGATTTCATGAATAAACTTGAGATTATGCGCATGAGACTCAAGAATTTACTTTTTTAGGCACAACAAAAAAATTCCCGGGAGTTTTTCAGGCTCCCGGGATAATATTATTTTTTCGCGAAATCTATTAATACATTCCGTCCATTCCACCCATACCGCCGGGCATTGCAGGGGCAGCTTCTTTCTTTTCGGGTTTGTCTGCTACGATTGCCTCTGTAGTAAGTACCATTGCCGCGATTGAACCTGCATTCTGTAAAGCTGAACGGGTAACTTTGACGGGGTCAATAATTCCTGCTGCTACCATGTCAGTATATTCGCCTGTTGCCGCATTGAGGCCGTGCCCTATTTTCTCACTGCGAACTCTCTCGACAACAACGTCGCCCTGATAGCCTGCATTCTCTGCGATTAAATATAACGGAGCTTTTAACGCGTCTAATACGATTCTTGCACCTGTCTTAACGTCGCCTGAAAGTTTTTCTACAAACGGTTCTAATGATGTCGCGCAATTGAGTGCAGCAACTCCGCCGCCTGCTACTATACCTTCTTCAACAGCCGCACGTGTAGCATTAAGAGCGTCCTCGATTCTGTGCTTTAATTCTTTCTGCTCGGTCTCA contains:
- a CDS encoding dynamin family protein; its protein translation is MAIDVREIQEKRDSISAIIQSAAEILNKAVQLGTGFNDQDRDNLQLQAKAIKEDAFKIVVAGEFKNGKSTFVNAIIGKKIMPEDTLPCTGTITEVKYGSQEKAEIYFLDPLPEKISPFIPDKVKAHINKYRSGQIPPLSLTVREYQECVRIPEDEADLQAKSLELMPFSHAVVYYPLDELKNGINIIDTPGLNEDPRREAITKSYIGKANAVIFVFKCPKYQGMNDENYINNIIRVASKDIFFVCTFLDQVKSDDRERLARRAANYLKNFTDLGESAVFLVSSTEGTNINEFSEALSNYLKNQNVALNTLRNIRGKVLACIKGIQSSIKIYSSALGSDLNQRREILQAANLILNEAESKKKYIVDRLNSACDKLLTNVVNSLGEKYTKILQEQIPSFVSQMELQNKITLAFWNNDRQREAIKQEMSGKLKTFFDAEISKWADSDLRSIIEKFANNLRKELESELKDFYAVINKFDYNIGDVEVNAQKDSILDRLGGKAILKGAAVAGTGYTLAGFLLGFGSVNTVIGGAISTILSTSTIFPPVAIAAAIAAAVYVAFNLWTYSDDATKKFKHQVQISFVDSMLKEKDNNCNNYASGLINNFKKQLTPIKEGLEAEIAEKRSIVKALERDINSAQEKRDRKSQELNGLITELDIQSSKLNNLSL
- a CDS encoding dynamin family protein — its product is MYVNAESRNIRAQCSELAEIINELINILLNAEKFGLSFDDEQDTLKTFYRVTKAYSEAFKIVVVGEFKNGKSTFINAILGKKIMPEDILPCTGTITEIKYGSQEKAEIHFLDPLPEKISPFIPDKIKPHINKYRPGKIPPLNLTVKEYQECVRIPEDEADSQAKSLELMPYSRAVVYLPLEILKNDTNIIDTPGLNEDPRREAITINYIEQADIIIFVFRCPKYQGITDEIYINNIIRPITKEIFFVCTHFDEIPGEHKEYLEYRAVNYLKNFTDFGEGGVFLVSSTEGHNINRFKRAISNYLRDKNVTLQDLMRIREKIFSCISSIKTITKIYLSDLNIRLDNYSYFSRITESNLHSAEIKKAEILELLDTAIERYDLFNKIMIIQALTQDKYSKLEIRNIINSFINDLCMDLDVNIREFYALSRNTSSTKIDLCINFPYMFDGIRDIDSDIKIDTTFGTYAEDIYRKYKSLAYDH
- a CDS encoding TIM44-like domain-containing protein gives rise to the protein MRQKFLTGLLIIALILFAGSAWPDFGSFSGNSDYGGGGSSSSSESSGGGSYSSSSSGGGSDFNFSSFAGGVTTGALLDDDDNFSALVGVIVFIFIVYMIIKSMNAKKEARRIIPINVTPAMNLHPISEYLRLDPNFNESAIKSLISNLYVQMQDTWHAKDISPLRPYMTDEFFSQMDRQLNAFRLSNKTDYTENIAVLGVNLKGWRQYNGMDYIIIGLTSRIVSYVLDDRTGELLSGDKNREKFMEYEIELSRKSGVITSAQKDETHSERCPHCGAPLKLNASAQCEYCGSVVTRVNIDWAICSMKGISQRTA
- the nadE gene encoding NAD(+) synthase, translated to MEGNFFIVQNIIIQCEKWLCQQVSKAGAKGIILGLSGGIDSSVLAALGREALGKSGVFGVIMPCHSIDDDEADARLLAEKLDISFKLVDLSGVYDIILDSLNEEITQLAKSNLKARLRMLTLYALGQTKNLLVCGTSNKSEYETGYFTKYGDSGVDLMPLANFLKRDIRELAKILHVPEKIINKAPSAGLYQGQTDEGDMGFTYEVLDEYLATGNINDSNARERIDVMRRRSEHKRQPIPI